A stretch of Episyrphus balteatus chromosome 2, idEpiBalt1.1, whole genome shotgun sequence DNA encodes these proteins:
- the LOC129910934 gene encoding uncharacterized protein LOC129910934, whose translation MSVEIMNSVGAPESLNGRFFQEVLENALFETDLKIRKLSFERGSAIGDNFCSQIYRVQITFCRSNDDKRLDDLSVIVKSMPTSNELKFLLDLKAFVKEKIFYTHMIPRLEILLDNVKLAGRLYYGAKEPINTLVFEDLGASDYIMGNRAEGLDVDHCQLVMKKLGYLHGSSLILHKKDPDCMKSFHSSLLSEDCLNGSDTFETVFRFSFDSVVRHVSTWQGYESITKKLQKYATNFKENLIKTQLPIPGELKVLNHGDLWVNNFLFKYNNKETKESVQDVIFIDLQMSIFGSPGFDLNYFFYTSMQLDVLKEKREELLKTYYKSFSDTLKAYKYENIPSFEDILLEVRRREPFGFFANYGVFPGVSMDKSESSDNTLEKFMDEDFANKKGDVMFSSQRLRDTMRYTLKRFDELGVLD comes from the exons ATGAGTGTCGAAATTATGAACTCAGTTGGTGCACCAGAATCTTTAAATGGGCGATTTTTTCAAGAAGTTCTTGAAAATGCCCTTTTTGAAACGGATCTTAAAATTCGTAAGCTATCATTCGAAAGAGGAAGTGCAATTGGTGATAATTTCTGCAGCCAAATTTACAGAGTTCAAATTACTTTCTGTCGATCAAATGATGACAAAAGGCTTGATGATTTATCGGTGATTGTGAAAAGTATGCCAACAAGTAATGAATTGAAATTTCTGTTGGACTTGAAAGCCTTCGTAAAGGAGAAGATCTTCTACACTCACATGATTCCACGATTGGAAATTCTACTGGATAATGTCAAACTTGCCGGAAGGCTGTACTATGGAGCAAAAGAACCCATCAATACGCTGGTATTTGAAGATCTTGGTGCTTCAGACTACATAATGGGGAATCGAGCAGAAGGGCTAGATGTGGACCATTGTCAGTTAGTTATGAAAAAACTTGGATATCTTCATGGATCTTCACTGATTCTTCACAAGAAG gatccAGATTGTATGAAGAGCTTCCATAGCAGTCTTCTATCTGAAGACTGTCTAAATGGTTCAGATACATTCGAAACAGTCTTTAGATTTTCATTTGATTCCGTTGTAAGACATGTCAGCACTTGGCAAGGATACGAGAGTATAACTAAAAAGCTTCAAAAATATGCCACCAATTTCAAGGAGAATCTCATCAAAACACAACTTCCAATTCCGGGTGAATTGAAAGTTCTCAATCATGGCGATCTTTGGGTAAATAACTTCCTTttcaaatacaacaacaaagaaACCAAAGAATCAGTACAAGATGTAATATTTATCGATTTGCAAATGAGCATTTTTGGAAGTCCTGGATTTGATTTGAATTATTTCTTTTACACTTCAATGCAATTGGATGTTTTGAAAGAGAAACGTGAAGAACTTTTGAAGACATATTATAAATCATTTTCTGATACATTGAAAGCTTATAAATATGAGAATATACCAAGTTTTGAAGATATACTTTTGGAAGTTAGAAGAAGAGAACCTTTTGGATTTTTTGCAAATTATGGTGTTTTTCCTGGAGTTTCGATGGATAAATCGGAATCAAGTGATAATACTTTGGAGAAATTTATGGATGAggattttgcaaataaaaaaggaGACGTAATGTTTTCTTCACAGAGATTAAGGGATACAATGAGATATACTTTGAAGAGGTTCGATGAGTTGGGTGTTTTAGATTAA
- the LOC129910933 gene encoding uncharacterized protein LOC129910933, translating into MSIEIINSAGAPESLNVRFFQDVLENALLESDLKIRKVSIKLGSTIGDNYCSQIYRVRISFCRRDDDQKLEDLSVIVKSMPESDALKFLQDLKAFNKEKIFYANMIPRMEILLDNVKLAGKLYFAAKEPINTLVFEDLAVSDYIMGDRERGLDLEHCQLVMKKLGYLHGSSIILKKKDPDCMNSFRVGFLSEDGLNGSDTFVTVFRFLYDALVRNVSTWKGYESITKKLEKYATNFKENLLKTQHPIPGELKVLNHGDLWVNNFLFKYNNKETKESVQDVIFIDLQMSIFGSPGFDLNYFFYTSMQLDVLKEKREELLKTYYKSFSDTLKAYKYENIPSFADILLEVRRREPFGFFANYAVLPGISIDKSASSDVSLENFMDKDFADRKAEVMFSTPRIRDTMRYTLKRFNEMGVLD; encoded by the exons ATGAGTATTGAAATTATTAACTCAGCTGGAGCTCCAGAATCTCTGAATGTGCGTTTCTTTCAAGATGTTCTTGAAAACGCCCTTCTTGAATCGGATCTTAAAATTCGAAAAGTATCAATCAAGTTAGGAAGTACAATTGGTGATAATTACTGCAGCCAAATTTACAGAGTTCGAATTTCTTTCTGTCGACGAGATGACGATCAAAAACTTGAAGATTTATCGGTGATTGTAAAAAGCATGCCAGAAAGTGATGCATTGAAGTTCCTGCAGGACTTGAAAGCCTTCAATAAAGAGAAGATCTTCTACGCTAATATGATTCCACGAATGGAAATTCTTTTGGATAATGTCAAACTAGCAGGAAAGCTTTATTTTGCTGCAAAAGAACCTATCAATACTTTGGTATTTGAAGATCTCGCTGTTTCTGATTACATAATGGGAGATCGAGAAAGAGGGCTGGATTTAGAGCATTGTCAGCTAGTTATGAAGAAACTTGGTTATCTTCATGGATcttcaataattttgaaaaagaaa gatCCTGATTGTATGAATAGCTTCCGTGTCGGTTTTCTATCTGAAGATGGTCTAAACGGTTCAGATACATTTGTAACAGTctttagatttttgtacgatGCACTTGTAAGAAATGTCAGCACTTGGAAAGGATACGAAAGTATAactaaaaaacttgaaaaatatgcAACAAATTTCAAGGAGAATCTCCTCAAAACTCAACATCCAATTCCGGGTGAATTGAAAGTTCTCAATCATGGCGATCTTTGGGTAAATAACTTCCTCttcaaatacaacaacaaagaaACCAAAGAATCAGTACAAGATGTAATATTTATCGATTTACAAATGAGCATTTTTGGAAGTCCTGGATTTGATTTGAATTATTTCTTTTACACTTCAATGCAATTGGATGTTTTGAAAGAGAAACGTGAAGAACTTTTAAAGACATATTATAAATCATTTTCTGACACATTGAAAGCTTATAAATATGAGAATATACCAAGTTTTGCAGATATACTTTTGGAAGTTCGACGAAGAGAACCTTTTGGATTTTTTGCAAATTATGCTGTATTGCCTGGAATTTCAATTGATAAAAGTGCATCAAGTGATGTTAGTTTGGAGAATTTTATGGATAAAGATTTTGCTGATAGAAAAGCTGAAGTAATGTTTTCGACACCGAGAATAAGAGATACAATGAGGTATACTTTGAAGAGATTTAATGAGATGGGAGTTTTAGATTAA